CTGTCCCGCAGCGGACGGTTGTGGGCCGAGCCCGGCCGGGGGGTCCTCGACCTCGGCGCCGTCCTGGCGGCCCTGCCCGACGACTACGACGGCGACTGGATGGTCGAGGTCGACTTCCCCAGCGTCGGCGACGTCGTGGAGTCGCACCGCCTGTCCTTCGCGTGGGCCCAGGAGGTGCTCGGGGCGTCCACCGCCCCCTGAGCGCACCCTCGCCCGCACCGACCGGTCGGGCGCCCACCCCCCGGACCGCGCTCGCGTGCGAGCGCGCGTCCGACCTCACCCGTCCCCTCACCCATCCCCTTCGTGGCAGGAGCCCGACAGTGAGAACGCAGCCGACCCGCGAGGGGACCAGGTCCGCGGCCGCCGGCCCGCGGGGCCGCACCGACACCGGCCTGGAGGTCCGCCGCCGCCGGCCGCGGCTGACCCGGGACCAGGCGCTGCTCGTCTGCCTCGGGGTCCCCGGTGGGCTGGCCCTGCTCGTGTTCCACTACGTCCCCCTGCTGGGCAACGTCATCGCCTTCCAGGACTACCAGCCCTACCTCGGCCTCACCGAGTCCGACTGGGTGGGCTGGCAGAACTTCTCGTTCCTGTGGGACGGGAACCCCGAGTTCCGCAACGCGCTGTGGAACACGGTCGTGCTGACGGTCATCCAGACGGTCCTCGTGTTCCCCGTCCCGCTCGCCCTCGCGCTGACGCTCAACAGCCTGGCGGGGGAACGTCTCAAGCGGACCCTGCAGTCCGTCCTGTACCTGCCGCACTTCCTGTCCTGGGTCATCGTCGTCGCGCTGTTCCAGCAGATGCTCGGCAACGCGGGGATGCTCAACACGTTCCTGGTGCAGAACGACTTGCCGGTCCTGCAGGTCATCGGTTCCCCGGAACTGTTCAAGGCGCTCATCACGAGCCAGGTGATCTGGAAGGACGCGGGCTGGGGCACGATCCTGTTCCTCGCCGCGATCTCCCGCATCGACCAGGAGCAGTACGAGGCCGCTGCCGTCGACGGGGCGGGAGCCCGCCAACGCCTGTGGTACGTCACGCTGCCGGCGCTCAAGGGACTCATCATCCTGCTGCTCATCCTGCGCCTCGGCAGCAGCCTGTCGGTGGGTTTCGAGCAGATCATCCTCCAGCAGGGACCGGTGGGCCTGCAGGCCAGCGAGGTGCTCGACACCTGGGTCTACAACAACGGCATCCTCGGCGGGAACTGGGGGACCTCGGCCGCGGCCGGTCTCGTCAAGGGTCTCGTCGGCGTCCTGCTCGTGATCGGGGCGAACAAGCTGGCCCACGTCTTCGGTGAGAGAGGGGTGTACGAGAAGTGACCACGCTCGAGAACGCGACCATCGGGGACGACACCGTCCGGACGTTCACGAAGGACGGCCGCCGGCCGCCGTGGATGGAGAAACCGCACCCGATCACCCAGGCGCTGAAGTTCGTCGTGCTGGCCTTCGCCGTGGCGGTCGTCCTCGTGCCGTTCTGGTCGGTCATCGCGACCAGCCTGGCCGACCAGGAGACCATCAACGCCGCCGGCGGCGGGATGGTCATGTGGCCGGGCGGCATCAGCCTCGACGCCTACCAGGCCGTGCTGTCCGGGGGTGTGGTCACGCGCGCCGTCGTCATCTCCGTCACGATCACCGTGGTCGGCACCCTGCTCTCGCTCGCCGCGACGGCGGGCCTGGCGTACTGGCTGTCCCGGCCGCGGGCGTGGGGGGCCAAACCCGTCCTCATGCTCGTGCTGGGCGCGGTCCTGTTCTCCCCGGGCCTCATCCCGAGCTACCTCGTCGTCAAGGAGTTCCACCTCCTCGACTCGTACTGGTCGCTCGTGCTGCCCGTGCTGGTCAACGCGTTCAACGTCATCGTCATGCGGGCCTTCTTCCAGGAGCTGCCCAAGGAGCTGTTCGAGTCGGCCGCCATCGACGGGGTCGGCGCCGGGACGGTCCTGCTGCGCATCGTCCTGCCGCTGTCGAAGGCCGTGCTCGCGGTGATCGGCCTGTTCTACGCCGTCGCCTACTGGAACGCGTTCTTCAACGCCCTGCTCTACATCCAGTCGAGCGAGAAGTGGCCGATGGCGCTCGTCCTGCGGACGTACGTCGTCAACCAGACGACCATCGGCGGTGACCAGGTGTCCTCCGGGGAGGCGCTGCCGCCGCAACTGCCCCTGCAGATGGCGATCCTCGTCATCGCCATCGTGCCCATCCTGCTGGTGTACCCGTTCCTGCAGAGGCACTTCGCCAAGGGCGTGATGATCGGCGCCGTCAAGGGCTGACCCGCGCGTCGCCGGTGCCCACCCCACCCGTTCCCAGGATCGAGGAGGATCCATGTCCCACCGCCCCGTCAGCCGCCGCTCGCTCATCGCCGGCACCTCCGGACTCGCGGCCTTCGCCGCGGCCGGCGGACTCACCGGCTGCTCCAGCGGCGGCAGCCAGGGATCGGGGAGCGGGGAGAACACCGCCACCCTGCCGACCTACGTCCCCTACACCGGCGTCACCCCCGACCTGCCCGGGACCGACCAGGGCGTCGACCCCGCCTACCGGCGGTTCCCGGCGGAGAACCCGCGGTCGGTGGAGGACATCCCCGGGCACGGTGAGACGATCACGGGGATGGCGAACATCTACTTCGCCGTCCCGCCGGGCCCGGACCGCAACAGCTACTGGGCCGGGCTCAACGACCGCCTCGGTGTGGACCTGCAGCTGCAGATGGTCAGCAACGCCGACTACCTGCAGAAGTTCCCGACCGTCATCGCCGGCAACGAGCTGCCCGACCTGCTGCAGGTGCCGAACGGGGCGCCGCCGCCCGTGCCCAACATGCCGCAGCTGCTCGAGAAGCGCTTCGCCGACCTGTCCGAGCACCTGTCCGGGGACGCCGTCAAGGAGTACCCGAACCTGGCGAACATCCCGACGCGGCACTGGCTGTCGACGGTCTACAACTCCGGCATCTACGGCATCCCCATCCCGCGCGGGGCGATCGCGAACTACCACTTCGTCCGCGCCGACCTGTTCGAGAAGGCCGGGGTCTCGACCGAGCCGAAGAGCTACGACGAACTGGTCGACGCGACGAAGGCGCTCACCGACCCCAAGCAGCGGCGCTGGGCCTTCGGGCTCGTGAACCAGCCGCGACAGCTGCTGGGGCGGATGAACGACGAACCCAACATCTGGGCCGAGGAGGGCGGCAAGCTCACCCACGTCTACGAGACGGAGCAGTACGCCCAGACCGTCACCGACCTCATCGCCATGTGGAAGTCAGGGGTCATGCACCCCGACTCCTTCAACCCGGCCCAGCCCTTCAAGCAGTTGTTCAACGCCGGGACGGTGGCGATCAACGCGGCCGACGGCTACCCGGGCTGGGTCCAGTACCAGCTCGACAACGCCGGCAACCCCGACTTCGAGCTGGGCCTGATGCCCGCGTACGCGCGCACCGGCGGGCAGCTCGCGAAGTGGAACCTCGGCAGCGGGTTCTTCTCCATCACGCTGCTGAAGAAGCAGGACGACCCCGAGAAGACCAAGACGGCGCTGCGCGTCCTCAACTGGCTGGCCGCCCCGTTCGGCACCGAGGAGTACAAGTACCGGCTCTTCGGGCAGGAGGGGGTCGACCACGAGAACGACGCGGACGGCAACCCCGTCCTGACCTCCACGGGGACGGCGAACACCGTCCTGCCCATCCGGTACCTGGCCGACAGCCCGTACAACATCTACGTCCCGGGGCGGCCGCAGGACGCGGACACCCAGCACGCCTACCAGTCGCTGGAGGTCCCGACCGGGATCTCCAACCCGACGACGGGGCTGTACTCCAACACCGCCTCGAGCAAGAACGCCACGGCGGACAAGACCTTCAACGACGGCGTCAACGACGTCATCCAGGAGCGGCGGCCGTTCTCCGAGCTCAAGACGCTCGTCACGACTTGGCGGAACTCCGTCGGCGACGCGATGCGCACGGAGTACCAGGACGCCCTGCAGAAGGCGGGCACGACCGCCTCCTGAGACCCCGCGCCCGCTCCAGGCCGGTCCCCGGGAGCGGGCGCGGACCCCCACCTCCGCGTGGAAAACACACTTTCCGCCCTC
The sequence above is a segment of the Kineococcus endophyticus genome. Coding sequences within it:
- a CDS encoding ABC transporter permease, producing the protein MRTQPTREGTRSAAAGPRGRTDTGLEVRRRRPRLTRDQALLVCLGVPGGLALLVFHYVPLLGNVIAFQDYQPYLGLTESDWVGWQNFSFLWDGNPEFRNALWNTVVLTVIQTVLVFPVPLALALTLNSLAGERLKRTLQSVLYLPHFLSWVIVVALFQQMLGNAGMLNTFLVQNDLPVLQVIGSPELFKALITSQVIWKDAGWGTILFLAAISRIDQEQYEAAAVDGAGARQRLWYVTLPALKGLIILLLILRLGSSLSVGFEQIILQQGPVGLQASEVLDTWVYNNGILGGNWGTSAAAGLVKGLVGVLLVIGANKLAHVFGERGVYEK
- a CDS encoding carbohydrate ABC transporter permease; translated protein: MEKPHPITQALKFVVLAFAVAVVLVPFWSVIATSLADQETINAAGGGMVMWPGGISLDAYQAVLSGGVVTRAVVISVTITVVGTLLSLAATAGLAYWLSRPRAWGAKPVLMLVLGAVLFSPGLIPSYLVVKEFHLLDSYWSLVLPVLVNAFNVIVMRAFFQELPKELFESAAIDGVGAGTVLLRIVLPLSKAVLAVIGLFYAVAYWNAFFNALLYIQSSEKWPMALVLRTYVVNQTTIGGDQVSSGEALPPQLPLQMAILVIAIVPILLVYPFLQRHFAKGVMIGAVKG